A window of the Drosophila simulans strain w501 chromosome 2L, Prin_Dsim_3.1, whole genome shotgun sequence genome harbors these coding sequences:
- the LOC27207535 gene encoding uncharacterized protein LOC27207535 isoform X2, with protein sequence MSRLAHLVLSARYPELRSNLEHWEFLEKKNVIESFVWDTRLILGDSSFGRNIHQLTTLVLQYRHIHIQKELYFEMNSVILSDFIYLLENLLTR encoded by the coding sequence ATGAGCCGGCTTGCACATCTTGTGCTATCAGCACGCTACCCTGAGTTAAGGAGCAATCTGGAGCATTGGGAGTTCTTGGAAAAAAAGAATGTCATAGAATCTTTTGTTTGGGACACACGGTTAATATTAGGAGATAGCAGCTTTGGAAGAAATATACATCAATTAACAACTTTGGTTTTGCAATACCGTCACATACATATTCAAAAAGAGCTGTATTTTGAAATGAATAGCGTTATATTAAGCgacttcatttatttattagaaaaTTTATTAACCAGGTAA
- the LOC27207535 gene encoding uncharacterized protein LOC27207535 isoform X1 gives MNTLKFIDNKEIIIEILHLAIDYLIGNITDEQTLRSSHKYGFQNADDFLLVIRIISKFYKDILVKCEKLTQFSCITPEMSRLAHLVLSARYPELRSNLEHWEFLEKKNVIESFVWDTRLILGDSSFGRNIHQLTTLVLQYRHIHIQKELYFEMNSVILSDFIYLLENLLTR, from the exons ATGAACACCTTAAAATTCATTgataataaagaaataataattgaG ATTCTTCACTTGGCTATAGATTACCTGATTGGAAATATTACTGACGAACAAACTCTTCGTTCGTCACACAAGTATGGATTTCAAAATGCAGACGATTTTCTGTTGGTCATACGAATCATTTCAAAGTTTTACAAGGATATTTTAGTTAAATGTGAAAAACTAACTCAATTTTCGTGTATTACCCCTGAAATGAGCCGGCTTGCACATCTTGTGCTATCAGCACGCTACCCTGAGTTAAGGAGCAATCTGGAGCATTGGGAGTTCTTGGAAAAAAAGAATGTCATAGAATCTTTTGTTTGGGACACACGGTTAATATTAGGAGATAGCAGCTTTGGAAGAAATATACATCAATTAACAACTTTGGTTTTGCAATACCGTCACATACATATTCAAAAAGAGCTGTATTTTGAAATGAATAGCGTTATATTAAGCgacttcatttatttattagaaaaTTTATTAACCAGGTAA